The proteins below come from a single Drosophila suzukii chromosome X, CBGP_Dsuzu_IsoJpt1.0, whole genome shotgun sequence genomic window:
- the LOC108018866 gene encoding uncharacterized protein: MDIDWQNSLTELKDRGQYLLHSEKWADCRFLVGSGSSPSQRLIAGHKLLLAMASPVFERMFYGNLPDKTDPIVIPDVQPEAFEAMLEYIYTDRITIGSFDKACELCYVAKKYMLPHVVTRCTHFLWADLSPKNACRAYEFAKLFDEPRLMQSSMDLIAANTREVLSDPSFLDIEVSTLMAILDQNRLNIDSELDLFNCLLKFASERGILNESGQEEGAAGGQVGQPTKESPDTAAGHVLVEEIKMEPDVAAMVQHMHQDDEGDSFETDAGMASTSSAATDAAAPAAASPPLDVASGSDDLVIIDSDASADAAANMINIMDAQRTILDGAMLRQAVKKIRFLTMTPQQFAEGPARSKLLQQHEALSILIKISSPSLNDCHMPEGFCVSRSTRNFYESGHRHAQRELSSSYRTGAAAPGGVGFLGPGPSVRGAGPGCGGGGMMGVMPRFGSITAGFSFVGEDLGMRPPEPVGVPPDAAPAPAPLRFGEGYEGGAAVPAPANEDESGERGGPAPAGGAPAGGAGSAAGNSHNDMVRAYCMRSLTRQFDFRNTSVTDAGVTFQVDTNIWILGVQVPTRVLCGELMTSAGFTERYTEVLYAHIQDMHGSRITYTHCTARVRYDSLLDITFDRPVYIYRNQIYKIYVVFNKTGWYPMYSCVPDANCNRVKFMFNVGNPTESVRDGLIYAIIFSTPQDHGRHLVD, encoded by the coding sequence ATGGACATCGACTGGCAGAACAGCCTCACCGAGCTCAAGGACCGGGGCCAGTACCTGCTGCACTCGGAGAAGTGGGCAGACTGCCGCTTCCTGGTGGGATCTGGTTCCTCGCCGAGCCAGCGGCTCATCGCCGGCCACAAGCTGCTCCTGGCGATGGCCTCGCCGGTCTTCGAGCGGATGTTCTACGGCAATCTGCCGGACAAGACCGATCCCATCGTCATCCCAGACGTGCAGCCGGAGGCATTCGAGGCGATGCTCGAGTACATCTACACGGACCGCATCACCATCGGATCCTTCGACAAGGCCTGCGAGCTGTGCTACGTGGCCAAGAAGTACATGCTGCCCCACGTGGTCACCCGCTGCACCCACTTCCTCTGGGCAGACCTCAGTCCGAAGAACGCCTGCCGGGCGTACGAGTTCGCCAAGCTCTTCGATGAGCCGCGCCTCATGCAGAGCAGCATGGACCTGATCGCGGCAAATACGCGCGAGGTGCTTTCCGATCCCAGCTTTCTGGACATCGAGGTCTCCACCCTGATGGCCATTCTCGACCAGAACCGCCTGAACATCGACTCTGAACTGGATCTGTTCAACTGCCTATTGAAGTTCGCCAGCGAGCGAGGCATCCTCAACGAATCCGGGCAGGAGGAGGGCGCTGCCGGTGGGCAGGTTGGGCAGCCGACCAAGGAGTCGCCCGACACCGCCGCCGGCCATGTGCTGGTGGAGGAGATCAAGATGGAGCCCGATGTGGCGGCCATGGTGCAGCACATGCACCAGGACGACGAGGGTGACAGCTTCGAGACGGACGCCGGCATGGCCTCCACTTCCTCAGCAGCTActgatgctgctgctcccGCGGCTGCCTCGCCACCTCTGGACGTGGCCTCGGGCTCCGATGATCTGGTGATCATCGACAGCGATGCCTCCGCCGATGCTGCCGCTAATATGATCAACATCATGGACGCCCAACGTACCATTCTGGACGGAGCCATGCTCCGGCAGGCGGTGAAAAAGATACGCTTCCTCACCATGACTCCGCAACAGTTCGCCGAGGGTCCTGCCCGTTCCAAGCTGCTGCAGCAGCACGAGGCCCTCTCCATCCTGATCAAGATCTCGAGTCCATCGCTCAACGATTGCCACATGCCCGAAGGTTTCTGTGTGTCGCGCAGCACGCGCAACTTCTACGAGTCGGGCCACCGACATGCCCAGCGGGAGCTGTCCTCCTCGTACCGCACTGGAGCTGCTGCCCCGGGCGGCGTCGGCTTCCTGGGACCGGGTCCGTCAGTCCGCGGCGCAGGTCCTGGCTGTGGCGGCGGCGGAATGATGGGCGTTATGCCGCGTTTCGGATCCATCACTGCGGGATTCAGTTTTGTAGGCGAGGACCTAGGTATGCGCCCCCCCGAACCAGTGGGCGTGCCGCCCGATGCCGCGCCAGCTCCCGCCCCACTGCGCTTCGGCGAGGGCTACGAGGGCGGGGCAGCTGTTCCGGCGCCAGCCAACGAGGACGAGAGCGGCGAACGAGGAGGACCGGCGCCCGCTGGTGGAGCACCAGCTGGTGGAGCTGGATCCGCTGCTGGCAATTCGCACAACGACATGGTGCGCGCATACTGCATGCGCTCCCTAACCCGCCAGTTTGACTTCCGCAACACCAGCGTCACGGACGCTGGCGTGACCTTCCAAGTGGACACGAACATCTGGATCCTGGGCGTCCAGGTGCCAACGCGAGTGCTGTGCGGCGAGCTAATGACGTCGGCCGGGTTCACGGAGCGCTACACCGAGGTGCTGTACGCCCACATCCAGGACATGCACGGCTCGAGGATCACGTACACCCACTGCACGGCGCGAGTGCGCTACGACTCTCTGCTGGACATCACCTTCGACCGACCCGTGTACATTTACCGGAATCAGATCTACAAAATCTATGTGGTGTTCAACAAGACTGGCTGGTATCCCATGTACTCCTGTGTGCCCGATGCCAACTGCAATCGCGTCAAGTTCATGTTCAATGTGGGCAATC